In the Hevea brasiliensis isolate MT/VB/25A 57/8 chromosome 8, ASM3005281v1, whole genome shotgun sequence genome, catgtctaaaataataatttagtttacagacccatatcaaataaatatttctaacacatgtggaaattctaagatttaacaagtttatacaaacattaataatcgacctgcgaggaagaaagcaggttaacctaaaaaatatcctcctgtggcctgaaaaaatattgaacaggagtgagcgttcgactcagagagtaaaatatcaattttaaccataatttctataactatctaaaactaatgcaccctgtggagtgaaatgcagcatcagcaataaattcacatcataacagcaaaaaggtaatttggagcactcacgcatccagcaatatcaatcatatatatatgggagctgatcccctatacagctctcttaattccaactgtgccagcgaagaattcagctcggacttccacttaataacaaaatcggggtcccagtgaaaaactcaagccgtgtctaccccgatggaccaggtcccagcgaagatctcaagccgtgtctacccgtcctatccatagtccacaccatatcacacgcacgccaacacacgcacactgctccaaattaccacaacaacatacatggcactttcacagttatgaatgcaacataaatcgtgcctaaagtttatctacatagatatatgcatataagtgatgcatgggcatgcttgaacatataataatagtgaaattacaattaaaattaatattttactcacagacttgacaacggtcactgtggcggctgggcggaggaaaaaggctgtcccggctcacctgacaattacattacaattatttaatacaaatgactcaatacaaatcaagaaaagaccaaatacgtcctaagtcgtgtcgaaaatccggcagagtctcccctatacctaggacctacccaacctgcaaaagggctcaaaacacacttctaaatccacaatccatatatccacaattcaatcacatcacacagcccctcctgggcccatcaaatcagtcatccatcacaaatatgtaaaatttcaatttaatccttataattgatcgtttttgcaaaaactacccaaacaagctctaaaaattctaaaacttttccccgcggtccttagcaatattactaggctattgcaaaaagaatcataattttctgagctactacaaatattttatgaatttttaatcctatttaagcacttgaaaattacgaaaaagcaaggttcgggtttacctttgccaattctgactttgggaacgtgctcgggacgtctgacaatgggggggggtagccaaaacctcggtccaattcggagacttttacgTAGCAGTGCATGCgtaggaaattcacagacccggacaattgTCGAGTTtccacgaattgaggatacctacccgaagcccacaacacgggggttagtacataaattttacagaattttctaaactcatttaatgctcggaaaaacactgcgaagttctgtgggacccaccgaaaaacggtgtcgaaaaattttgaaatttatatcccctcgaagctctcgacgagtggagcgctctggtactctcggttttttcgtggggtttacggtttgcgagaaatctagcccgaaagtcaaaatgagctaaaacttcctaggctaaaattggacaaactgctcgatggatttcggtgttcttggtgtctatggaaagctctcgacgagtagatgagttcagacacaagacccgatccgattggtggccggatcggttggattttggccgggaagtcgaacGGTCGCGCGCGCGCGTCGCTCCACTTCGGgtgccgttttccggcgttccaggcggcggccggtggGTTGGGACGGCTGGGGGtgggcgccggcgagctggggtggcaggggaggtggcggcgtggcaaggggaggagggaggagagagaaaaagagagaaaaggggagaggggtcggacgcgcgcggggaggaggaagaaaaagaagaagaccggtccgatccggtcctattcgattcggccggttcgatttgaaatataaaatttttaatttttactctgcctcgagactgaaaacgaggtccaaaaattccgaaaaaattctagaacactcagaaaaatttgtagactccaaatatatttttagttttgccacgtggtctttaaattaatttttaaaaatcatcaaagtttatattttcgaaaaatcgaacccgatttttaaaatccgaaaaaaaaaatctcaaataatttcttaaaatttaaataaaattaaaataccaatattactcataaaataataaatttaaaatttttgaggtGTTACAAAGGCAgtacaaaaaggaaaaaaattatatgcatgtactatataaaattatatatattataaattatttaataataatggtTACTTATTATAACATTAAAAGAATAATCATTAAATAGTTTGTAACTTACTCacataattagaaaattaataacttaataatagcttaaattaattaaataattaattaataaaaatagagaaaatttaatgaagttttaagttttttaatataattttaaattatttttattattttaagatatacagttcttaaattttttataataaagtgaaatattaaaatgttaaataagaaatttataaaatataataataaataaaatttttaattatttaatcataaaaattgagataataatagtaataataaagataattaaaataaaataataaataaaaaaaagaattaaatacttAGTATAATAGacaataattactataattataaatGACAATCTTTATATGTTAAGTACCACGTGATAACACCaagagaaaatatatatatatatatatatatatatatttatatattatttttgttattttaaaatatacaatacttaaatttttataataaaatgaaatattaaaatattaaataagcaATTGATAGAAATGTAATAATTAATAgttttttaatcatttaatcGTAAAAATAGAGATAACAACAATAATAaagataattaaaagaaaaaaagagaattaaataaaaaaaattatatattctgCATAATaggaaataattattataattataaatgacaATATTCATATGTTAATTGTCACGTGGCaagactgaaaaaaaaaaaaaaaaaaaaatatatatatatatatatatatattacttttattattttaagatataaaattcttaaatttttaaatattaagacattaaataagaaatttatagaaaagtaataatgaataaaatttttaatcattTAATCATGAAGATTGAGATAACAATAATATTAAACATAATTAAAAAgaagaattaaataaaaagaaataattaaatatttagcaTAATAGataataattacaataattataaaataacaatTTTATATGTTAATTGATACTTGATAATATCAAGAGTAAACCTATCCACACGGCAACACCAATAAAAATTCTGCATAGTATATTACTTTGATtattttaagatatataatttttaaatttttataataaaatgaaatattaaaactttaaaTAAGAAATTTCTAGAAATGTaacaataaatatatttttttaatcatttaatcataaaaattgagataacaataacaataataaagataattaaaaaaagaaCTAAACAAAAAGAAAGAATTAAATACTTAGCATAATattcaataattattataattatacataattataaataataatcttTATATGTTAAGTGTCACATGATAACACCAAGAATAAATTTATTCACATAAcaacataaataaaatatatagataGAGTTGATTTTAGAAATATTCCTTTTTTACTATTCataaaatttatcaatttatCCATGAATGAaagtatattttaaataatttataatcttGGCCTGCAATCAAATATTATGCAAATTAAGAACTAAATTATTTCTGAATTAACAAGGTTATggagtaaattaattaattaatagatgcTTGGTTTTATTAGCTTATTTGACATCCTCGTAGCCGTTTGTGCATTTGAACGCAAAATATGACAAGCACAAtccaatatattatatatatatatatatatatatatatatatatatatatatatatatatatatgtggtaAACAAGAGTCTTAGATTTTCTAATGGCGATTCAAGGCTCTTCCGTGATAGGCTTGTTGCTCTTGTGCAACCTTCTGGCATTAACAGGGCTCGTCTCAGCTTCTTTTAATCGCAGCAGTTTTCCGACAGGTTTTCTTTTTGGAACAGCTTCGGCTTCTTACCAggtatacaattttttttttttttaattttggaatttttttgatatatattattttaaagatTTTTGGAATGATTTTTAGTATGAAGGTGCAGTAGATGTTGACGGAAAGGGCCCAAGTATATGGGACGTATTTACTCACAAATATCCAGGTTTTTATCCTCCATTAGATTTCATTTATAGcttgtttagttgaatttccaaacacaaaattttacgaaatttaatatgtttgaaaaatattatatatttattctaactttttaaTATTATACATGCACtatttatattgttatataaatctcttatattataaaatatattaatttattttatatttattaccaTATTATTAATGGTGTACATATttattaattgttataaatttattaggtataattttttttttagttttgtagaaaattttaatttttaaattttactacTTAAGGGTAGTTTGAGAAATGAGAATAAAGAAATTTCAATTttgaaattatacttaaatatgaattatatgatatttaataaaatttaatattttaaactgTGTCATATTAAAtagtaaaattcattttaaatgaatttcaaaatttatgtTAGAATTGAACTCgacaaaatttataattaaaatatttaaaaatttttatgattagaatatattaaatttaatttttaattttttttaatattaacatatttaaaaagtTGCAAACAACTTTCACAATAACATTAAACAGACATTTAATATTCAGCTAGTCTTATTGTAGACTTTGATATTAAACTCTAAGCCActgtttttataattttttttataagccaCTGTTTTTATAAGCCACTCTAAGCCACTAGTCTTATTGTAgtcatattaaattttttttttcacaattttatAGTTTTTTTAGATATTTCATATTTACCAATTACGTAGAATTTATTATtctattcatttaatttttatatataaaattttaaatcaatcaaAATATGAATAGAGATGAGTGAGGCCAGGGAGAAATCTCTTTTGAAGCTTGATACTTAATTTTGATGGTATGGGTGATACTGCAGAAAGGATTGTAGGCGGTGTTAATGCAGACGTAGCTGTGGATTTTTATCATCGCTATGAGGTTTCTAAATGAtttctacatatttattttctgtcgttactattattattattattattattattattattattattattataataataattattattattattagctaTGCTTGTAATTTATATAGATAATTGAATGTGATGACAGGAAGATGTGGACATTATGAAGAATATTGGATTAGATGCTTTCAGATTCTCTATCTCATGGTCTAGATTGTTACCTCGTAAGatcatttcttaattttttttgttttcacTGTTACTTTTATTGCATGCAGTGTTTGATTCTGATCTTGAATAAAGTgaaattatacatatatatatatatatatatatatatatatatatatatatatatatatatatatatctataaaattaaactttaatggttattcaaatttgagtttataatctggaaataattttaatatcattaaggAGAAATTCTTGTTTAGGCTTGGCCTGATATATTATGAATAATAGAATAAGTGGGACTCATGTATATGTGCTTGACTTAATAATAGAATAGTTCTAAGGTAAGTTCTTCCCTACCAATAAAGAgaaaaatatattaaacaacaaaAAATCTTAGCTAAAATGTCCCATATtaaatttttcatggcatttttctttaataaaattatggtttataaaaaaaaaatatatgttataATGTgatgtataatttattaattttttttaatatatattatatccaaattatgattaaaCTCGAAAAGTTTATAATATGATATCGGAGTGAGATATTTTTTAACTTTTGCCTTTTACAAAGTAGTGTGAATTCTGAGAAAGCTACTTAGATTAAAATTTGGGGGGTTCACATGGTCTTTTCATCATAATGAACTTATAAACGTATGTTTAGTTTTTCTTTTCTACCGTGTAATTGTTTATGGAGTAATGCTAAATTTCACTATTATATTTATTAGGGATGTTTGATTAGtaaatttttaattctttatctaaattaatttaaaaattttaatttaaactcaatttaaacaaaaattaagaaattaaatttcttaattttgagctaaataaaaatatttacctcaaaaattaggaaatttaatttaaaaatttaaatttttatactaaattgaatttaaactaaaattttagattaatttaaacaaaaaataaaaaataaattgaattgaatatCTTCAATAAGTATAAGGGTGAAATTCAACAATTAATTTATCATTTATGCGTTAGATTCGTGCAATTATCATAGCAAAATCCTTAACATTTATTGCACAGGTGGGAACCTAAGTGGAGGAGTGAACAAGAAGGGCATTGAGTTCTACAATAATCTCATCAATAAGCTCCTATCAGAAGGTCAACATTTTTACTGTTGTTAATAACTAGAAATTACAACTTGATCACTTATCACAGGAATTCTTTTTCAATACTCGTCCTTTCTAAGATTTTAGGAAATTTAGAAAAACAAACAAGCACAAGAATTAAAATTCTCGTCTCTGATGAAAATATTCATTCACAGGTATACAACCTTTTGTGACTTTATTTCACTGGGATCTACCTCAAGCCCTTGATGATGAATATAGTGGATTCTTAAGCCCTCACATTGTGTAagtagagaaagaaagagagtgcTTAACAATAATTTTCACCCACTGAGTCTTGTATATATATTCTGTTAATGAAATGTACTTGGAACCTGCACACAGGGATGATTTCAAAGACTATGCAGAGCTTTGCTTCAAAGAATTTGGGGATAGAGTGAAACATTGGATCACATTAAATGAGCCATGGAGCTATAGCGATGCTGGTTATAACTTGGGTTTCTTAGCACCAGGGAGGTGTTCCAAATTCATGAATCCAGCTTGCCAAGCTGGAGATTCTGCAACTGAGCCTTATTTGGTTGGCCACAATATGTTACTTTCTCATGCAGCAGCAGCAAAATTATACAAGGAAAAATACCAAGTTAGTATAATGTACTAATTCACTATTCAATCCCATATTTTTAATCACATCTAATCAATTGATATTCAAATGTGAAGGCTTCTCAAAAAGGGAAGATTGGGATTACTCTTGTTTCTCATTGGATGGTTCCATTCTCCAACACTAAGCTTGACAAGGTGGCATCTATTAGAGCCCTCGATTTTATGTATGGATGGTGAGTGTGCATAATCATAATCAATCAACCTCTAATTGTTAtcaaattaacattaattaatcagtccattttctattaattaatcagGTACATGGACCCACTAACCTATGGTGACTACCCACAAAGCATGCATACCCTTGTTGGAAATAGATTGCCCAAATTCACCAAAGATCAATCCATAATGGTGAAAGGATCTTTTGATTTTATTGGATTAAATTACTACACTGCATTTTATGTAGCTGCAGTGCCTGCTAATTCTAATCCAATTAACATTAGCTACTCTACAGATTCCTTCACCAATATGACaagtaaggtttttttttttttatataattttttttaactctAATTAATCTCTGAATTTTCATACTTTCTATctcattttcatttatttaatttttattttcatgcaGCCGAACGAAATGGAATTCCTATAGGTCCATCGGTACGTGCAAAAaacaaattaatattttaattttttttgggagAGGATAATGAATTTTCTTGCGAATAATTTTGAGTGAATAATATTGTAGGATGGTTCGATTTGGATTCATTCATATCCAAAAGGCCTTCGAAATATTGTCAAATATACAAAGGAAAAGTACAATAATCCATCAATTTATATTACTGAGAATggtaaggcaaaaaaaaaaaaaaaaattctgaattTAGATTgaaagttagaattaattaacgtCTCTTAATTTGTATTTCAGGAATTGATCAGTTGGATATTGGTACCTTGACACTTAAAGAACTTCAAAATGACACATACAGAGTAGACTATTACAAGCATCATCTTTCGTACCTAAATAGGGCCATtcagtaagttttttttttttactctattTATATGCTTTTTAATTATCATTGTTGTTGTTAATTATAATTAGTGGGGGCTGTTGGCAGGGAGGGTATTAATGTGAAGGGTTACTTTGCATGGTCATTACTGGATAACTTTGAATGGGCTGCTGGTTTCACTATGAGGTTTGGAATAAATTTGGTAGATTACAAAAATGGCTTGAAAAGATCCCCCAAGAAGTCAGCTATTTGGTTCAACAACTTCCTGCAGAGATAGATTCCATTTTGGCTGAGAAATAAACAATGAATGCATCTGCTTTTGTATTCCATATGTTCAATAATTTCTAAAAATGGGACCTCTGATACGGAAGGATAAACAGGGAATGAACGTTCTGCTTTCTTGTTTTGCTGCATGTTCTAATGTCTTATTGCCTTaaataattttgtattttttttttccgaaGGCAGAATATATTTCTTTATCTAATTGGTCGAAGTAAAAATACAATCCACATCATCATCTAAAATATATCCAACTCCAAGCCCTACTTGTCCAAAAAAACTCCAAGCCCACACTACTGGGCTTCGCAGTATTGCTTTTTTATCCATGTAGTATGCTGCTGTAAGGAAACTCGTAGTATGAAATACAGTAAATCGAGCTTAAATATTCCATCATTTTAAATATGCCTATCATGTAGCCTAAAGTGAATTGAACTAATTAATATTAAACTTTGGATGAGTttctattattattaatttatgagAGAAAACTCCCCAAAATTTAATTAGGATGGTACGTAATAataatga is a window encoding:
- the LOC110650050 gene encoding beta-glucosidase 24-like produces the protein MKNIGLDAFRFSISWSRLLPRGNLSGGVNKKGIEFYNNLINKLLSEGIQPFVTLFHWDLPQALDDEYSGFLSPHIVDDFKDYAELCFKEFGDRVKHWITLNEPWSYSDAGYNLGFLAPGRCSKFMNPACQAGDSATEPYLVGHNMLLSHAAAAKLYKEKYQASQKGKIGITLVSHWMVPFSNTKLDKVASIRALDFMYGWYMDPLTYGDYPQSMHTLVGNRLPKFTKDQSIMVKGSFDFIGLNYYTAFYVAAVPANSNPINISYSTDSFTNMTTERNGIPIGPSDGSIWIHSYPKGLRNIVKYTKEKYNNPSIYITENGIDQLDIGTLTLKELQNDTYRVDYYKHHLSYLNRAIQEGINVKGYFAWSLLDNFEWAAGFTMRFGINLVDYKNGLKRSPKKSAIWFNNFLQR